In one window of Arachis ipaensis cultivar K30076 chromosome B06, Araip1.1, whole genome shotgun sequence DNA:
- the LOC107605673 gene encoding abscisic acid 8'-hydroxylase 4 isoform X1: MDVIFVCSTLILLTLFSSIMLLLFSPKRIRRRRRSEIHHAIIPKLPPGSMGWPYIGETLQLYSQDPNLFFFTKQKRYGEIFKSNILGCPCVMLTSPEAARFVLVTHSHLFKPTYPKSKERLIGPSALFFHQAEYHMRLRKLVQRSLSLDSLKILVPKIEALALSSIQNWAHHHNNNGHVVNTFKEMKRFSFDVGILTIFGYLEPHLKEELKKNYWIVDKGYNSFPSTIPGTQYQKALLARKKLGKILCEIICERKEKKLVDRDLLSCLLNWKGEGGETLNDDQIADNIIGVLFAAQDTTASVMTWIVKYLHDQPKLLQTVKAEQKAIQKSNEVDNLPLSWNQTRNMPITYKVVLESLRMSSIISFPFREAVADVEYKGFLIPKGWKAMPLFRNIHHNPEFFSEPQKFNPSRFEVAPKPNTFMPFGSGVHACPGNELAKLETMIMVHHLVTKFRWELVGSECGIQYGPFPLPLNGLPTKFRRESTTYN, translated from the exons ATGGATGTAATATTTGTTTGCTCTACTCTCATTCTCCTTACCCTATTTTCATCAATCATGTTATTATTATTCTCTCCAAAAagaattagaagaagaagaagatctgAAATCCATCATGCTATTATTCCAAAGCTTCCACCAGGTTCAATGGGGTGGCCTTACATAGGGGAAACCCTCCAACTCTATTCTCAAGACCCCAATCTTTTCTTCTTCACCAAACAAAAAAG GTATGGTGAGATATTCAAGAGCAACATACTAGGTTGTCCATGTGTGATGCTTACAAGCCCTGAGGCAGCAAGGTTTGTGTTAGTGACTCATTCACACTTGTTCAAGCCAACATACCCAAAAAGCAAGGAACGTTTGATTGGTCCTTCTGCCTTGTTCTTTCATCAAGCTGAATATCACATGCGCCTTAGAAAGCTTGTTCAGAGGTCCCTCTCTCTTGATTCACTCAAGATTTTGGTGCCAAAAATTGAAGCCTTAGCTCTCTCTTCCATCCAAAATTGGGCTCATCATCATAATAACAATGGCCATGTTGTTAACACATTCAAGGAAATGAAAAGG TTCTCCTTTGATGTTGGAATCCTTACAATTTTTGGGTATCTAGAGCCACATTTGAAggaggaattaaagaagaactacTGGATTGTGGACAAAGGCTATAATTCTTTTCCATCTACCATTCCAGGAACACAATATCAAAAAGCTCTCTTg GCAAGAAAGAAACTTGGGAAGATTCTATGTGAGATAATTTGtgagagaaaggagaagaaattGGTTGATAGAGATCTATTGAGTTGTCTACTAAATTGGAAAGGTGAAGGAGGAGAAACTTTGAATGATGATCAAATTGCAGATAACATTATTGGAGTGCTTTTTGCTGCTCAAGACACCACAGCTAGTGTCATGACATGGATAGTCAAGTATTTGCATGATCAACCCAAGCTTCTCCAAACTGTAAAG GCAGAACAAAAGGCTATTCAAAAGTCAAATGAAGTAGATAACCTTCCATTGAGTTGGAACCAAACTAGAAACATGCCAATCACTTATAAG GTTGTGTTAGAGAGCTTGAGAATGTCAAGCATAATATCATTCCCTTTCAGAGAAGCAGTTGCTGATGTTGAGTACAAGG GGTTCCTTATACCAAAAGGGTGGAAAGCAATGCCATTGTTCAGAAATATTCATCACAATCCAGAATTTTTCTCTGAGCCTCAGAAATTCAACCCTTCAAGGTTTGAG gtTGCACCAAAACCCAATACATTCATGCCATTTGGCAGTGGAGTACACGCCTGCCCCGGTAATGAGCTAGCAAAGCTTGAGACAATGATTATGGTCCATCATTTGGTCACCAAGTTTAG GTGGGAATTGGTAGGATCAGAATGTGGGATTCAATATGGGCCATTTCCATTGCCATTGAATGGACTTCCAACCAAATTTCGGAGAGAATCTACCACCTACAATTGA
- the LOC107605673 gene encoding abscisic acid 8'-hydroxylase 4 isoform X2 yields MDVIFVCSTLILLTLFSSIMLLLFSPKRIRRRRRSEIHHAIIPKLPPGSMGWPYIGETLQLYSQDPNLFFFTKQKRYGEIFKSNILGCPCVMLTSPEAARFVLVTHSHLFKPTYPKSKERLIGPSALFFHQAEYHMRLRKLVQRSLSLDSLKILVPKIEALALSSIQNWAHHHNNNGHVVNTFKEMKRFSFDVGILTIFGYLEPHLKEELKKNYWIVDKGYNSFPSTIPGTQYQKALLARKKLGKILCEIICERKEKKLVDRDLLSCLLNWKGEGGETLNDDQIADNIIGVLFAAQDTTASVMTWIVKYLHDQPKLLQTVKAEQKAIQKSNEVDNLPLSWNQTRNMPITYKVVLESLRMSSIISFPFREAVADVEYKGFLIPKGWKAMPLFRNIHHNPEFFSEPQKFNPSRFEVAPKPNTFMPFGSGVHACPGGNW; encoded by the exons ATGGATGTAATATTTGTTTGCTCTACTCTCATTCTCCTTACCCTATTTTCATCAATCATGTTATTATTATTCTCTCCAAAAagaattagaagaagaagaagatctgAAATCCATCATGCTATTATTCCAAAGCTTCCACCAGGTTCAATGGGGTGGCCTTACATAGGGGAAACCCTCCAACTCTATTCTCAAGACCCCAATCTTTTCTTCTTCACCAAACAAAAAAG GTATGGTGAGATATTCAAGAGCAACATACTAGGTTGTCCATGTGTGATGCTTACAAGCCCTGAGGCAGCAAGGTTTGTGTTAGTGACTCATTCACACTTGTTCAAGCCAACATACCCAAAAAGCAAGGAACGTTTGATTGGTCCTTCTGCCTTGTTCTTTCATCAAGCTGAATATCACATGCGCCTTAGAAAGCTTGTTCAGAGGTCCCTCTCTCTTGATTCACTCAAGATTTTGGTGCCAAAAATTGAAGCCTTAGCTCTCTCTTCCATCCAAAATTGGGCTCATCATCATAATAACAATGGCCATGTTGTTAACACATTCAAGGAAATGAAAAGG TTCTCCTTTGATGTTGGAATCCTTACAATTTTTGGGTATCTAGAGCCACATTTGAAggaggaattaaagaagaactacTGGATTGTGGACAAAGGCTATAATTCTTTTCCATCTACCATTCCAGGAACACAATATCAAAAAGCTCTCTTg GCAAGAAAGAAACTTGGGAAGATTCTATGTGAGATAATTTGtgagagaaaggagaagaaattGGTTGATAGAGATCTATTGAGTTGTCTACTAAATTGGAAAGGTGAAGGAGGAGAAACTTTGAATGATGATCAAATTGCAGATAACATTATTGGAGTGCTTTTTGCTGCTCAAGACACCACAGCTAGTGTCATGACATGGATAGTCAAGTATTTGCATGATCAACCCAAGCTTCTCCAAACTGTAAAG GCAGAACAAAAGGCTATTCAAAAGTCAAATGAAGTAGATAACCTTCCATTGAGTTGGAACCAAACTAGAAACATGCCAATCACTTATAAG GTTGTGTTAGAGAGCTTGAGAATGTCAAGCATAATATCATTCCCTTTCAGAGAAGCAGTTGCTGATGTTGAGTACAAGG GGTTCCTTATACCAAAAGGGTGGAAAGCAATGCCATTGTTCAGAAATATTCATCACAATCCAGAATTTTTCTCTGAGCCTCAGAAATTCAACCCTTCAAGGTTTGAG gtTGCACCAAAACCCAATACATTCATGCCATTTGGCAGTGGAGTACACGCCTGCCCCG GTGGGAATTGGTAG